In one Salvelinus sp. IW2-2015 linkage group LG26, ASM291031v2, whole genome shotgun sequence genomic region, the following are encoded:
- the LOC111952466 gene encoding calcium homeostasis endoplasmic reticulum protein isoform X3 yields the protein MDIPTAPEDQELKNVIDKLAQFVARNGPEFEKMTMEKQKDNSKFSFLFGGDFFAYYRCKLAMEQHQHLYNPPGTEVLDVPPPIAILAPPPVAPATPSLDELIQQSQWNLQQQEQQLLTLRQEQVTAAIALAMEQQTQKLLAETQQDVSEFDNLLQPIIDTCTKDAISAGKNWMFNNAKGPLHCELMCSHLRNRITADTAHFELRLHLIYLTNDVLHHCQRKQQRDLLAALQKVVVPIYCTSFLAVEEDKQQKITRLLQLWEKNGYFDEVTIQQLQSPAVGLGQYQASLITEYAAVVQPIQLAFQQQIQTLKMQHEEFVANLAVQQQQQTAAAVSQLAAAEPDIKAVTTQPGEVKSSMSGPPGDYDGAQSRSDPGANNSGHADNSSSKPWFDPQHMSGGWNPNQPPPFDPTQAPPPCPPWNSHEGIWNEQRGDPSWSGGPPRGEGGPWSGGGGQNEPPPNWSGQYDQPPWSNQGPDQPPWGQREPPFPRMQRPPHFRGPFTPHQPGPPPFNQPPPPPHNFGRFPPRYMQDDFPPRHHFERPPYPPHRFDYPQGDFPGDQDMGPPHHHPSQRIPPPGMGGGEHPPWGGNQHPDFGPPSHGFNGQSPHMRQRPAPAHVNQDDPSLVPNVPYFDLPAGLMAPLVKLEDHDYKALDPKDIRLPPPMPPSERLLAAVEAFYSPPSHDGPRNSEGWEQNGLYEFFRAKMRARRRKGQEKHNSAHGSRSHSRSRSQGRSSSESSSRSSKSSRSSSRSRSYSRSRSRSRSRSRSSRSRSRSRSRSRSRSPDKRRQERPAPAPTSAHASAPAPASQKSRSPSPPATSGLGAAPSVLPPDSRLGEENKGHQLLMKMGWSGSGGLGAKEQGIQDPIKGGELRDKWDQYKGVGVSLDDPYENYRRNKSYNFVARMKAREEVNREPQEPPPAE from the exons ATGGATATTCCTACAGCTCCTGAGG ACCAAGAGCTGAAAAATGTCATTGACAAACTGGCCCAGTTTGTGGCTCGAAATGGCCCGGAGTTTGAGAAGATGACAATGGAGAAACAGAAGGACAATTCCAAATTCTCTTTTCTGTTTGGAGGGGACTTCTTCGCCTATTACCGGTGCAAGCTTGCAATGGAACAACACCAGC ATCTTTATAATCCACCTGGTACGGAAGTCCTAGACGTCCCTCCACCAATCGCCATCCTGGCCCCGCCCCCCGTCGCCCCTGCCACGCCATCTCTAGATGAGCTCATCCAGCAGAGCCAATGGAACCTGCAGCAGCAAGAACAGCAGCTGCTCACTCTCAGACAG GAGCAAGTGACTGCAGCCATAGCTCTGGCCATGGAACAGCAGACCCAGAAGCTGCTGGCAGAGACTCAGCAGGACGTATCTGAATTTGACAACCTGCTGCAGCCCATCATTGACACCTGCACTAAAGACGCCATCTCG GCTGGTAAGAACTGGATGTTCAACAACGCCAAGGGCCCACTGCACTGTGAGCTGATGTGCTCACACCTCCGGAACCGCATCACAGCCGACACAGCTCACTTCGAACTCCGCCTACACCTCATCTATCTCACCAATGATGTCCTCCATCactg TCAGAGGAAGCAGCAGAGGGACCTGCTAGCAGCGCTGCAGAAGGTGGTGGTGCCCATCTACTGCACCAGCTTCTTAGCTGTAGAGGAGGACAAGCAGCAGAAGATCACACGT CTTCTACAACTCTGGGAAAAGAATGGCTACTTCGACGAGGTGACGATCCAGCAGTTACAGAGTCCAGCTGTGGGCCTGGGCCAGTATCAG gcctcTCTGATCACAGAGTACGCTGCGGTGGTGCAGCCCATTCAGCTGGCCTTCCAGCAGCAGATCCAGACCCTGAAGATGCAGCATGAGGAGTTTGTGGCCAACCTGGCggttcagcagcagcagcagactgcAGCAGCAGTGAGCCAGCTAGCTGCAGCAGAGCCTGACATTAAGGCAGTCACCACTCAGCCTg GAGAGGTGAAGTCGTCCATGTCTGGCCCTCCTGGTGATTATGACGGCGCCCAGTCCAGATCGGACCCCGGTGCCAACAACAGTGGCCACGCTGATAACTCCTCCTCTAAACCCTGGTTCGACCCACAACACATGTCTGGAGGCTGGAACCCCAATCAGCCA CCTCCGTTCGACCCCACCCAGGCGCCCCCGCCGTGCCCCCCCTGGAACAGCCACGAGGGCATCTGGAACGAGCAGAGGGGGGACCCCAGCTGGAGCGGAGGCCCtccaaggggggaggggggtcccTGGAGCGGAGGGGGAGGACAGAATGAGCCACCTCCCAACTGGAGCGGTCAGTATGACCAGCCCCCCTGGAGCAACCAGGGACCTGACCAGCCCCCCTGGGGCCAGAGAGAGCCCCCCTTTCCCCGCATGCAGAGGCCCCCCCACTTCAGAGGGCCCTTCACGCCCCACCAGCCAGGGCCCCCTCCCTTTAACCAGCCGCCCCCGCCTCCCCACAACTTCGGCCGTTTCCCGCCGCGCTACATGCAGGATGACTTTCCACCCAGGCACCATTTTGAAAGGCCGCCCTACCCTCCACACCGCTTTGACTACCCACAGGGAGACTTCCCTGGA GACCAAGACATGGGCCCTCCGCACCACCACCCTAGCCAGAGGATCCCTCCTCCGGGTATGGGGGGAGGAGAGCACCCTCCCTGGGGGGGTAACCAGCACCCAGACTTCGGCCCCCCATCCCACGGCTTCAATGGCCAGTCCCCACACATGAGACAGCGTCCGGCCCCGGCTCACGTCAACCAGGATGACCCCAGCCTGGTCCCCAACGTTCCCTACTTCGACCTGCCCGCCGGACTCATGGCCCCTCTAGTCAAA CTGGAAGACCATGACTACAAAGCACTGGATCCTAAAGACATCCGTCTGCCTCCCCCAATGCCCCCCAGTGAACGCCTGCTAGCTGCTGTGGAGGCCTTCTACAGCCCCCCCTCCCACGACGGACCCAGGAACAG TGAGGGCTGGGAACAGAACGGCCTGTATGAGTTCTTCAGAGCCAAGATGAGAGCCAGGAGGCGAAAGGGCCAGGAGAAACACAACAG tgcACACGGTAGTCGTTCACACAGCCGTTCTCGTAGTCAGGGTCGCTCCTCGTCTGAATCCAGCTCAAGATCCTCCAAGtcctcccgctcctcctcccGATCTCGCTCCTACTCCCGATCTCGCTCCAG GAGCAGGAGCCGATCCAGGTCGTCCCGCAGTCGCTCTCGTTCCAGGTCTCGCTCCAGATCTCGCTCTCCTGACAAGAGACGGCAAGAGAGGCCTGCCCCCGCCCCCACCTCTGCCCACGCCTCTGCCCCCGCCC CCGCCTCCCAGAAGTCCCGTAGCCCCTCCCCTCC AGCTACGTCTGGTCTGGGCGCAGCCCCCTCGGTCCTGCCTCCAGACAGCAGGCTGGGAGAGGAGAACAAGGGCCATCAGCTGCTCATGAAAATGGGCTGGAGTGGTTCTGGGGGGCTTGGGGCAAAGGAGCAGGGCATCCAGGACCCCATCAAGGGGGGAGAACTCCGGGACAAGTGGGACCAGTATAAAGGAGTGGGGGTGTCTCTGGATGACCCTTATGAGAACTACCGCAGGAACAAGAGCTACAACTTTGTAGCTCGCATGAAAGCAAGGGAGGAAG TGAATCGGGAACCACAAGAGCCCCCTCCCGCTGAATAA
- the LOC111952466 gene encoding calcium homeostasis endoplasmic reticulum protein isoform X4, which yields MDIPTAPEDQELKNVIDKLAQFVARNGPEFEKMTMEKQKDNSKFSFLFGGDFFAYYRCKLAMEQHQHPTTHEYEEYKLEDLYNPPGTEVLDVPPPIAILAPPPVAPATPSLDELIQQSQWNLQQQEQQLLTLRQEQVTAAIALAMEQQTQKLLAETQQDVSEFDNLLQPIIDTCTKDAISAGKNWMFNNAKGPLHCELMCSHLRNRITADTAHFELRLHLIYLTNDVLHHCQRKQQRDLLAALQKVVVPIYCTSFLAVEEDKQQKITRLLQLWEKNGYFDEVTIQQLQSPAVGLGQYQASLITEYAAVVQPIQLAFQQQIQTLKMQHEEFVANLAVQQQQQTAAAVSQLAAAEPDIKAVTTQPGEVKSSMSGPPGDYDGAQSRSDPGANNSGHADNSSSKPWFDPQHMSGGWNPNQPPPFDPTQAPPPCPPWNSHEGIWNEQRGDPSWSGGPPRGEGGPWSGGGGQNEPPPNWSGQYDQPPWSNQGPDQPPWGQREPPFPRMQRPPHFRGPFPPHQQGPPPFNQPPPPPHNFGRFPPRFMQDDFPHRHHFERPPYPPHRFDYPQGDFPGDMGPPPHHHPSQRIPPPGMGGGEHPPWGGNQHPDFGPPPHGFNGHSPHMRQRLSPAHVNQDDPSLVPNVPYFDLPAGLMAPLVKLEDHEYKALDPKDIRLPPPMPPSDRLLAAVEAFYSPPSHDRPRNSEGWEQNGLYEFFRAKMRARRKKGQEKHNSAHGGSRSHSRSRSRGRSSSRSSSSSSKSSRSSSRSRSRSYSRSRSRSRSRSRSSRSRSRSRSRSRSRSPDKRRLEKPGHASAPATASQKSRSPSPPATSGLGAAPSVLPPDSRLGEENKGHQLLMKMGWSGSGGLGAKEQGIQDPIKGGELRDKWDQYKGVGVSLDDPYENYRRNKSYNFVARMKAREEVNREPQEPPPAE from the exons ATGGATATTCCTACAGCTCCTGAGG ACCAAGAGCTGAAAAATGTCATTGACAAACTGGCCCAGTTTGTGGCTCGAAATGGCCCGGAGTTTGAGAAGATGACAATGGAGAAACAGAAGGACAATTCCAAATTCTCTTTTCTGTTTGGAGGGGACTTCTTCGCCTATTACCGGTGCAAGCTTGCAATGGAACAACACCAGC ATCCTACTACCCACGAGTATGAGGAGTATAAGTTGGAAG ATCTTTATAATCCACCTGGTACGGAAGTCCTAGACGTCCCTCCACCAATCGCCATCCTGGCCCCGCCCCCCGTCGCCCCTGCCACGCCATCTCTAGATGAGCTCATCCAGCAGAGCCAATGGAACCTGCAGCAGCAAGAACAGCAGCTGCTCACTCTCAGACAG GAGCAAGTGACTGCAGCCATAGCTCTGGCCATGGAACAGCAGACCCAGAAGCTGCTGGCAGAGACTCAGCAGGACGTATCTGAATTTGACAACCTGCTGCAGCCCATCATTGACACCTGCACTAAAGACGCCATCTCG GCTGGTAAGAACTGGATGTTCAACAACGCCAAGGGCCCACTGCACTGTGAGCTGATGTGCTCACACCTCCGGAACCGCATCACAGCCGACACAGCTCACTTCGAACTCCGCCTACACCTCATCTATCTCACCAATGATGTCCTCCATCactg TCAGAGGAAGCAGCAGAGGGACCTGCTAGCAGCGCTGCAGAAGGTGGTGGTGCCCATCTACTGCACCAGCTTCTTAGCTGTAGAGGAGGACAAGCAGCAGAAGATCACACGT CTTCTACAACTCTGGGAAAAGAATGGCTACTTCGACGAGGTGACGATCCAGCAGTTACAGAGTCCAGCTGTGGGCCTGGGCCAGTATCAG gcctcTCTGATCACAGAGTACGCTGCGGTGGTGCAGCCCATTCAGCTGGCCTTCCAGCAGCAGATCCAGACCCTGAAGATGCAGCATGAGGAGTTTGTGGCCAACCTGGCggttcagcagcagcagcagactgcAGCAGCAGTGAGCCAGCTAGCTGCAGCAGAGCCTGACATTAAGGCAGTCACCACTCAGCCTg GAGAGGTGAAGTCGTCCATGTCTGGCCCTCCTGGTGATTATGACGGCGCCCAGTCCAGATCGGACCCCGGTGCCAACAACAGTGGCCACGCTGATAACTCCTCCTCTAAACCCTGGTTCGACCCACAACACATGTCTGGAGGCTGGAACCCCAATCAGCCA CCTCCGTTCGACCCCACCCAGGCGCCCCCGCCGTGCCCCCCCTGGAACAGCCACGAGGGCATCTGGAACGAGCAGAGGGGGGACCCCAGCTGGAGCGGAGGCCCtccaaggggggaggggggtcccTGGAGCGGAGGGGGAGGACAGAATGAGCCACCTCCCAACTGGAGCGGTCAGTATGACCAGCCCCCCTGGAGCAACCAGGGACCTGACCAGCCCCCCTGGGGCCAGAGAGAGCCCCCATTCCCCCGCATGCAGAGGCCTCCCCACTTCAGAGGGCCCTTCCCGCCCCACCAGCAAGGGCCCCCTCCCTTCAACCAGCCGCCCCCGCCTCCCCACAACTTCGGCCGGTTTCCTCCACGCTTCATGCAGGACGACTTCCCACACAGACATCACTTTGAGAGGCCACCCTACCCTCCACATCGCTTTGACTACCCACAGGGAGACTTTCCCGGAG ACATGGGCCCCccgccccaccaccaccccagccaGAGGATCCCTCCTCCGGGCATGGGGGGAGGAGAGCACCCTCCCTGGGGGGGTAACCAGCACCCTGACTTCGGCCCTCCGCCCCACGGCTTCAACGGCCATTCCCCCCATATGAGGCAGCGGCTGTCGCCGGCTCACGTCAACCAGGACGACCCCAGCCTGGTCCCCAACGTCCCTTACTTCGACCTGCCCGCCGGACTCATGGCCCCTCTAGTCAAA CTTGAAGACCATGAATACAAAGCCTTGGATCCCAAAGACATCCGCCTTCCTCCCCCCATGCCCCCTAGTGATCGCCTGCTAGCTGCTGTGGAGGCCTTCTACAGCCCCCCATCCCATGATCGACCCAGGAACag TGAGGGCTGGGAACAGAACGGCCTGTATGAGTTCTTCAGAGCCAAGATGAGAGCCAGGAGGAAAAAGGGCCAGGAGAAACACAACAG tgcCCACGGGGGTAGTCGTTCACACAGCCGTTCTCGTAGTCGGGGCCGCTCCTCATCTCGTTCCAGCTCCAGCTCCTCCAAGTCCTCCCGCTCCTCCTCACGGTCCCGCTCTCGCTCCTACTCCAGATCACGCTCCAG GAGCAGGAGCCGATCCAGGTCGTCCCGCAGTCGCTCTCGTTCCAGGTCTCGCTCCAGATCTCGCTCTCCTGACAAGAGACGGCTAGAGAAGCCCGGACATGCCTCCGCCCCCGCCACCGCCTCCCAGAAGTCCCGTAGCCCCTCCCCTCC AGCTACGTCTGGTCTGGGCGCAGCCCCCTCGGTCCTGCCTCCAGACAGCAGGCTGGGAGAGGAGAACAAGGGCCATCAGCTGCTCATGAAAATGGGCTGGAGTGGTTCTGGGGGGCTTGGGGCAAAGGAGCAGGGCATCCAGGACCCCATCAAGGGGGGAGAACTCCGGGACAAGTGGGACCAGTATAAAGGAGTGGGGGTGTCTCTGGATGACCCTTATGAGAACTACCGCAGGAACAAGAGCTACAACTTTGTAGCTCGCATGAAAGCAAGGGAGGAAG TGAATCGGGAACCACAAGAGCCCCCTCCCGCTGAATAA
- the LOC111952466 gene encoding calcium homeostasis endoplasmic reticulum protein isoform X2: MDIPTAPEDQELKNVIDKLAQFVARNGPEFEKMTMEKQKDNSKFSFLFGGDFFAYYRCKLAMEQHQHPTTHEYEEYKLEDLYNPPGTEVLDVPPPIAILAPPPVAPATPSLDELIQQSQWNLQQQEQQLLTLRQEQVTAAIALAMEQQTQKLLAETQQDVSEFDNLLQPIIDTCTKDAISAGKNWMFNNAKGPLHCELMCSHLRNRITADTAHFELRLHLIYLTNDVLHHCQRKQQRDLLAALQKVVVPIYCTSFLAVEEDKQQKITRLLQLWEKNGYFDEVTIQQLQSPAVGLGQYQASLITEYAAVVQPIQLAFQQQIQTLKMQHEEFVANLAVQQQQQTAAAVSQLAAAEPDIKAVTTQPGEVKSSMSGPPGDYDGAQSRSDPGANNSGHADNSSSKPWFDPQHMSGGWNPNQPPPFDPTQAPPPCPPWNSHEGIWNEQRGDPSWSGGPPRGEGGPWSGGGGQNEPPPNWSGQYDQPPWSNQGPDQPPWGQREPPFPRMQRPPHFRGPFTPHQPGPPPFNQPPPPPHNFGRFPPRYMQDDFPPRHHFERPPYPPHRFDYPQGDFPGDMGPPHHHPSQRIPPPGMGGGEHPPWGGNQHPDFGPPSHGFNGQSPHMRQRPAPAHVNQDDPSLVPNVPYFDLPAGLMAPLVKLEDHDYKALDPKDIRLPPPMPPSERLLAAVEAFYSPPSHDGPRNSEGWEQNGLYEFFRAKMRARRRKGQEKHNSAHGSRSHSRSRSQGRSSSESSSRSSKSSRSSSRSRSYSRSRSRSRSRSRSSRSRSRSRSRSRSRSPDKRRQERPAPAPTSAHASAPAPASQKSRSPSPPATSGLGAAPSVLPPDSRLGEENKGHQLLMKMGWSGSGGLGAKEQGIQDPIKGGELRDKWDQYKGVGVSLDDPYENYRRNKSYNFVARMKAREEVNREPQEPPPAE; the protein is encoded by the exons ATGGATATTCCTACAGCTCCTGAGG ACCAAGAGCTGAAAAATGTCATTGACAAACTGGCCCAGTTTGTGGCTCGAAATGGCCCGGAGTTTGAGAAGATGACAATGGAGAAACAGAAGGACAATTCCAAATTCTCTTTTCTGTTTGGAGGGGACTTCTTCGCCTATTACCGGTGCAAGCTTGCAATGGAACAACACCAGC ATCCTACTACCCACGAGTATGAGGAGTATAAGTTGGAAG ATCTTTATAATCCACCTGGTACGGAAGTCCTAGACGTCCCTCCACCAATCGCCATCCTGGCCCCGCCCCCCGTCGCCCCTGCCACGCCATCTCTAGATGAGCTCATCCAGCAGAGCCAATGGAACCTGCAGCAGCAAGAACAGCAGCTGCTCACTCTCAGACAG GAGCAAGTGACTGCAGCCATAGCTCTGGCCATGGAACAGCAGACCCAGAAGCTGCTGGCAGAGACTCAGCAGGACGTATCTGAATTTGACAACCTGCTGCAGCCCATCATTGACACCTGCACTAAAGACGCCATCTCG GCTGGTAAGAACTGGATGTTCAACAACGCCAAGGGCCCACTGCACTGTGAGCTGATGTGCTCACACCTCCGGAACCGCATCACAGCCGACACAGCTCACTTCGAACTCCGCCTACACCTCATCTATCTCACCAATGATGTCCTCCATCactg TCAGAGGAAGCAGCAGAGGGACCTGCTAGCAGCGCTGCAGAAGGTGGTGGTGCCCATCTACTGCACCAGCTTCTTAGCTGTAGAGGAGGACAAGCAGCAGAAGATCACACGT CTTCTACAACTCTGGGAAAAGAATGGCTACTTCGACGAGGTGACGATCCAGCAGTTACAGAGTCCAGCTGTGGGCCTGGGCCAGTATCAG gcctcTCTGATCACAGAGTACGCTGCGGTGGTGCAGCCCATTCAGCTGGCCTTCCAGCAGCAGATCCAGACCCTGAAGATGCAGCATGAGGAGTTTGTGGCCAACCTGGCggttcagcagcagcagcagactgcAGCAGCAGTGAGCCAGCTAGCTGCAGCAGAGCCTGACATTAAGGCAGTCACCACTCAGCCTg GAGAGGTGAAGTCGTCCATGTCTGGCCCTCCTGGTGATTATGACGGCGCCCAGTCCAGATCGGACCCCGGTGCCAACAACAGTGGCCACGCTGATAACTCCTCCTCTAAACCCTGGTTCGACCCACAACACATGTCTGGAGGCTGGAACCCCAATCAGCCA CCTCCGTTCGACCCCACCCAGGCGCCCCCGCCGTGCCCCCCCTGGAACAGCCACGAGGGCATCTGGAACGAGCAGAGGGGGGACCCCAGCTGGAGCGGAGGCCCtccaaggggggaggggggtcccTGGAGCGGAGGGGGAGGACAGAATGAGCCACCTCCCAACTGGAGCGGTCAGTATGACCAGCCCCCCTGGAGCAACCAGGGACCTGACCAGCCCCCCTGGGGCCAGAGAGAGCCCCCCTTTCCCCGCATGCAGAGGCCCCCCCACTTCAGAGGGCCCTTCACGCCCCACCAGCCAGGGCCCCCTCCCTTTAACCAGCCGCCCCCGCCTCCCCACAACTTCGGCCGTTTCCCGCCGCGCTACATGCAGGATGACTTTCCACCCAGGCACCATTTTGAAAGGCCGCCCTACCCTCCACACCGCTTTGACTACCCACAGGGAGACTTCCCTGGAG ACATGGGCCCTCCGCACCACCACCCTAGCCAGAGGATCCCTCCTCCGGGTATGGGGGGAGGAGAGCACCCTCCCTGGGGGGGTAACCAGCACCCAGACTTCGGCCCCCCATCCCACGGCTTCAATGGCCAGTCCCCACACATGAGACAGCGTCCGGCCCCGGCTCACGTCAACCAGGATGACCCCAGCCTGGTCCCCAACGTTCCCTACTTCGACCTGCCCGCCGGACTCATGGCCCCTCTAGTCAAA CTGGAAGACCATGACTACAAAGCACTGGATCCTAAAGACATCCGTCTGCCTCCCCCAATGCCCCCCAGTGAACGCCTGCTAGCTGCTGTGGAGGCCTTCTACAGCCCCCCCTCCCACGACGGACCCAGGAACAG TGAGGGCTGGGAACAGAACGGCCTGTATGAGTTCTTCAGAGCCAAGATGAGAGCCAGGAGGCGAAAGGGCCAGGAGAAACACAACAG tgcACACGGTAGTCGTTCACACAGCCGTTCTCGTAGTCAGGGTCGCTCCTCGTCTGAATCCAGCTCAAGATCCTCCAAGtcctcccgctcctcctcccGATCTCGCTCCTACTCCCGATCTCGCTCCAG GAGCAGGAGCCGATCCAGGTCGTCCCGCAGTCGCTCTCGTTCCAGGTCTCGCTCCAGATCTCGCTCTCCTGACAAGAGACGGCAAGAGAGGCCTGCCCCCGCCCCCACCTCTGCCCACGCCTCTGCCCCCGCCC CCGCCTCCCAGAAGTCCCGTAGCCCCTCCCCTCC AGCTACGTCTGGTCTGGGCGCAGCCCCCTCGGTCCTGCCTCCAGACAGCAGGCTGGGAGAGGAGAACAAGGGCCATCAGCTGCTCATGAAAATGGGCTGGAGTGGTTCTGGGGGGCTTGGGGCAAAGGAGCAGGGCATCCAGGACCCCATCAAGGGGGGAGAACTCCGGGACAAGTGGGACCAGTATAAAGGAGTGGGGGTGTCTCTGGATGACCCTTATGAGAACTACCGCAGGAACAAGAGCTACAACTTTGTAGCTCGCATGAAAGCAAGGGAGGAAG TGAATCGGGAACCACAAGAGCCCCCTCCCGCTGAATAA